TGGAGGCCAGCGCCCTGGCCGACGCGATGGACGTGTACGCGTTCGCCCGCGACCAGGCCTTCCGGCCGCTCCTGCGTCTCGGCGCGATCCTCGCCGCCGCCGCGAGCGCCGGTGCCGGCGTGTGGGCGGCCCGCCAGGTCGGCCGGTAGGGCACGATCCCCGCCAGCGCCGGCTCAGCGGAAGCCGAACTCCCGGGGGTGCTCGGCGTCGAACTCGCCCCGGACGACCTCGTCGCGCTCGCGGACCTTGGCCGCCTGACGGTCGCGGAAGGCGTCGACCTTGCCGCGCAGGTCGGGATCGCTCGCGGCGAGGATGCGCGCGGCCAGGATGCCGGCGTTGCGCGCGCCGTCGACCGCCACGGTGGCCACGGGGACCCCCGGCGGCATCTGCGCGATGGCGAGCAGCGCGTCAAGCCCGTCGAGGTTGCGCCCGGAGATCGGCACGCCGATCACCGGCAGGCTCGTCACCGCCGCGAGCACACCCGGCAGGTGCGCGGCCATCCCCGCACCGGCGATGAGCACCCGAAGCCCCCGATCGGCGGCGCCCCGCGACCACGCCAGCGCGTCGTCGGGGGTGCGGTGCGCCGACAGCACCCGCACCTCGCAGGGCAGGTCGAACTCGTCGAGGGCCTCGACCGCCTGGCGCATGACCGACAGGTCGGAGTCGCTGCCCATCACGATTCCGACGACCGGGTCTGCCATGGCGTTTGCTCCTCGAATCCGACGGGATGCCCGAGCCTATACCGACCGCGCACCGCAGGTCGCCCAGCATGGCCTCCCAGGCGGGCGGGTAATCCCCGACCACCGCGAAAGTGACCAAGGAGTGTTCATGACCGCGGGAGAACTCGCCAGCCGGCAGTCCGACGTCGACCCCGCCCTCGACGACCTCGACCCCTACACGCGGCTCATCGCCGACGAGGCCCTGCGGCGCGGGATCGCCGTGAAGGTCCTCGACGCGAAGGAGTGCTTCCTGTCGCTTTCCTACGGAGGTCGCGAGATCGTCGCCCGCGACGCGCTGTCGGAGCTCACGAGCGCCGTGGCGATGGTGCGCTGCGCCGACAAGCGGCTCACCCGCAAGCTGTTCGCCGAGGCCGGGCTGCGGGTCCCCCGTGGCAGGGAGGCCTCCTCCGACGACGCCGACGCCGACTTCCTCGAGCAGGTCGGCGAGCTCGTCGTGAAGCCCGCGAGCGGCGAGCAGGGGCACGGCATCACCGTCGGCGTGCGCGATCGCGACGAGCTCACCCGGGCGGTCGACGAGGCTCGCCGGTACCACCCGGCGGTGCTGCTCGAGGAGTTCGTCGACGGTCACGACCTGCGGGTGATCGTCATCGACCACGAGGTCGTCGCGGCCGCGGTGCGCCGCCCGCCCCGGGTGGTCGGCAACGGCCGGGACTCGATCGCCCGCCTCATCGAGGCGCAGAGCCGCCGGCGCGCGGAGCAGACGGGTGGGCAGTCGACGATCCCCGTGGACGATCACACCCGCGGCGTCGTCGCGGCCGCGGGCTACAGCCTCGACGACGTGCTGTCCGAGGGCGAGGTGCTCCTCGTGCGCCGCACCGCCAACGTCCACGCCGGCGGGACGATCGACGACGTCACCGACCGCGTGCGCCGGGAGGTCGCCGACGCCTGCGTGCGGGCGAGCCGGATCCTGCGCATCCCGCTTGTCGGTCTCGACCTCGTCATGCCGGCGGTGGACGCCCGTGAGCACGTCTTCATCGAGGCGAACGAACGCCCGGGGCTGCTGTTCCACGACCCGCAGCCGACCGCGGAGCGCTATATGGACCTGCTGTTTCCCGAGACCCGCGGCCGGTGACCCGTCACCGGGGGGTCGTGCGGGCGCGGGGGCTGCGGTCGACCGCCGGGTAGCCGGCCTCGGCGAGCGCGGTGCGGGCGCCCTCGATGCGCTGGGGGTCGGGTGGCGCCGCCCAGCGGTCGGGGCGCCCGGGGGCGGTCGCGAGGGTGAACGCCGTCGGGTCGAGCCGCTCGTCGACCTCCTCCCACGCAAGCGGCATCGACACGGTCCCCGCCGGGTGCGCCCGCGGGCTCCACGCGGCCGCGAGCGTCTGCGCCGGCCCCGGCCGCGACCAGTCCAGCAGCAGCCGGCCACCACGGTCGGCCTTGCGCATCTCGACGGTGAGGTCGTCGGGGTGACGGTCCGCGCACGCCCGGCAGACCGCCAGGGCGAACCCGCGCAGCTCACCGAAGGTGTAGCGGCGCTCCACGGGCAGGTAGACGTGCAGCCCCCGCTTGCCGCTCGTCTTCACGAGGCACGCGAGCCCCAGCTCGTCGAGCACCTCCCGCACCCACAGGGCGGCATGCGCCGGGGGCACCGACCCCTGCTCGGGGTCGAGGTCGAAGGCGACGGTGTCGGCCCGGTCGGGCCGGTCGACGCGGGAGAACCACGGGTGCAGCTCGACGGCGTTCTGCTGGGCGAACCATCGGAGGACCTCGACGTCGTCGGCCAGGGCGTAGGCCACCTCGCGTCGTGACGCCGGCGTCCACACCCGGTGGCGGCCGACGAAGTCGGGAGCGGAGTCGGGGAGGTTCTTCTGGAGGAACCCCTCGCGGTCCACACCGGCGTTGTGGCGCTTCAGCGTGAGAGGCCGTCCCGCGAGCTGGGGCAGCAGCCGGTCGGCGACCGCCGTGTAGTAGTCGTGCAGGTCACGTTTCGTGTACCCCGGCTCCGGCCACAGGACCTTGCCGGGGTTCGTGAGCCTCACCGGACCGCGAACCCGGCTTCGCCGTCGACGAGGTCGAGACCCTCCACGACGAGGTCGCGCACGTCGGCGTGTCCGGGCCCGTGCCGGCAGAAGGCCACCGCCTGGTCGACCGCCTCGGCGGGGCCCTGGAACTCCGCCTCGACCCGCCCGTCGGGGCGGTTGGTCACCCACCCGGTCACGCCGAGCCGATCGGCCTCCCGCCGGGTCGAGTCGCGGAAGAACACGCCCTGCACGCGCCCCTCAGCAAGCACCCGCACGCGCTTGTGATCGCTCATAGGCGTGTGCGTACCCCCCAACGGGCACCTCTACCGGAGGACGACATCGCTCGGTGAGAGGAGGCACAACCATGTGGGCGTTCGCGTCGAAGAGGTTGCGGCGCTGGGTGATCGTCGCCGTCGGGGTGCCGGTGGCGGCGTGGACCCTCGACCGCCTGGGGGAGCGTCTCGAGGAGCGCGGTGGCGAGACGTACCTCACGAAGGTGATCGGCAACGCGGGGGACTGGCTGCACGGACAGCAGCGTGGTCCGGCTGTGGGCCGCCGCGGTCGCCCGCCCGTCCGGTAACCTCTCGCGACATGGACGACCTCTCCGCACTCGCCGGGGTCGAGCGCGTCGGCTCCGGCAAGGTCCGCGAGCTCTACGCAGTCGACGGCCGGCTCCTGCTGGTCGCGACCGACCGCATCAGCGCGTTCGACGTCGTGCTGCCCACCGCCATCCCCGACAAGGGCAAGGTGCTGACCGGCATCACGGTGTTCTGGCTGGACCTGCTCGCCGACCTCGTGCCGAACCATCTCGTCACCACCGACCCGGCCGGGCTCCCCGAGGTCCTGCGCCCGCACGCCGAGACGCTGGCCGGCCGGGCGATGCTGTGCCGGCGCGCGGACATGCTGCCGGTCGAGTGCGTGGCGCGGGGCTACCTCGCCGGCTCGGGCTGGAAGGAGTACCAGGTGAGCGGGCGGGTGTGCGGTGTGCCGCTGCCCCAGGGCCTGCGCGAGTCCGAGAAGCTGCCCGAGCCGATCTTCACCCCCGCGACGAAGGCCACCGACGGGCACGACGAGAACATCACCTTCGCGCAGGCGGCGGAGATCGTCGGCGCCGACGTAGCCGAGCGGCTGCGCGACCTCACGCTGGCGCTGTACCGGGCCGCGCACGACCACGCCGCCGAGCGCGGGGTCCTGCTCGCCGACACGAAGTTCGAGTTCGGGTTCGTCGACGGGGAGCTCATCCTCTGCGACGAGGTGCTGACCCCTGACTCCAGCCGTTTCTGGCCCGCGGACGACTACGCGCCGGGTCGCGGCCAGGCCTCCTACGACAAGCAGATCGTGCGCGACTGGCTGGAGGCCCAGGACTGGGACAAGAGCCCGCCGGCGCCCGAGCTGCCCGACGAGATCGTCGCGCGCACCCGCGAGCGCTACGTCGAGGTGTACGAGCGCCTGACCGGCAAGCCGTTCGAGCAGTGGGCCGGCTAGCCGTGGCCCGCGTCCACATCGACGTCATGCTGAAAGACGAGATCCTCGATCCGCAGGGCCAGGCGATCGAGCGGGCACTGCCCGCGCTCGGCTTCACCGGCGTCCGCGAGGTCCGCGTCGGCAAGCACATCGTGGTCGACGTCGCCGACGGCGCCGACCTCGAGGCGCGGGTCACCGACATGGCGAGGCGCCTGCTCGCCAACCCCGTCATCGAGGAGTTCACCTACCGCGTCGAAGGGGGCTGAGCCCGCCGGGGCGCGGCATACGCTGGGGGTCATGGTCCGCCCGGCTCCCCCACGCGACCCCTGGCAGAACGCCCCCGTGGGCGAGCTGCAGGAACAGCTGCTCCCGCGGTGGTTCGTCGTCCTCGCCCTCCTGAGCGTCCCCGTGGCGATCGCGGTGTTCGTCGCCGCGTTCGCCATGATGCGGTCCGCCGACGAGGTGCCGGTCGCCGAACGGCGGCCGCCGCCGGCGGGCGGGCTCACCCACGCGGTGGGGGAGTTCGCTGTGGGCGACGCCGCGCCGGTGCACTACGACGCCGGCGGCTGCGCGATGCTCGAGGGCATCCGCATCGCGGGGGAGCAGGCCGACCTTGCGGTGCTCTCCGCCGGGCTCGACGCCCTGTGCGGCGCGGACCTCGAGCCGGCGACCGCGGAGCGGGTGCGGGCGTTCGCCGCCGCCGGGGGGGTGGTGCGGT
The sequence above is drawn from the Egibacteraceae bacterium genome and encodes:
- the purE gene encoding 5-(carboxyamino)imidazole ribonucleotide mutase; this encodes MADPVVGIVMGSDSDLSVMRQAVEALDEFDLPCEVRVLSAHRTPDDALAWSRGAADRGLRVLIAGAGMAAHLPGVLAAVTSLPVIGVPISGRNLDGLDALLAIAQMPPGVPVATVAVDGARNAGILAARILAASDPDLRGKVDAFRDRQAAKVRERDEVVRGEFDAEHPREFGFR
- a CDS encoding acylphosphatase, giving the protein MSDHKRVRVLAEGRVQGVFFRDSTRREADRLGVTGWVTNRPDGRVEAEFQGPAEAVDQAVAFCRHGPGHADVRDLVVEGLDLVDGEAGFAVR
- the ligD gene encoding non-homologous end-joining DNA ligase; amino-acid sequence: MRLTNPGKVLWPEPGYTKRDLHDYYTAVADRLLPQLAGRPLTLKRHNAGVDREGFLQKNLPDSAPDFVGRHRVWTPASRREVAYALADDVEVLRWFAQQNAVELHPWFSRVDRPDRADTVAFDLDPEQGSVPPAHAALWVREVLDELGLACLVKTSGKRGLHVYLPVERRYTFGELRGFALAVCRACADRHPDDLTVEMRKADRGGRLLLDWSRPGPAQTLAAAWSPRAHPAGTVSMPLAWEEVDERLDPTAFTLATAPGRPDRWAAPPDPQRIEGARTALAEAGYPAVDRSPRARTTPR
- a CDS encoding phosphoribosylaminoimidazolesuccinocarboxamide synthase; amino-acid sequence: MDDLSALAGVERVGSGKVRELYAVDGRLLLVATDRISAFDVVLPTAIPDKGKVLTGITVFWLDLLADLVPNHLVTTDPAGLPEVLRPHAETLAGRAMLCRRADMLPVECVARGYLAGSGWKEYQVSGRVCGVPLPQGLRESEKLPEPIFTPATKATDGHDENITFAQAAEIVGADVAERLRDLTLALYRAAHDHAAERGVLLADTKFEFGFVDGELILCDEVLTPDSSRFWPADDYAPGRGQASYDKQIVRDWLEAQDWDKSPPAPELPDEIVARTRERYVEVYERLTGKPFEQWAG
- the purS gene encoding phosphoribosylformylglycinamidine synthase subunit PurS, yielding MGRLAVARVHIDVMLKDEILDPQGQAIERALPALGFTGVREVRVGKHIVVDVADGADLEARVTDMARRLLANPVIEEFTYRVEGG
- a CDS encoding ATP-grasp domain-containing protein; the protein is MTAGELASRQSDVDPALDDLDPYTRLIADEALRRGIAVKVLDAKECFLSLSYGGREIVARDALSELTSAVAMVRCADKRLTRKLFAEAGLRVPRGREASSDDADADFLEQVGELVVKPASGEQGHGITVGVRDRDELTRAVDEARRYHPAVLLEEFVDGHDLRVIVIDHEVVAAAVRRPPRVVGNGRDSIARLIEAQSRRRAEQTGGQSTIPVDDHTRGVVAAAGYSLDDVLSEGEVLLVRRTANVHAGGTIDDVTDRVRREVADACVRASRILRIPLVGLDLVMPAVDAREHVFIEANERPGLLFHDPQPTAERYMDLLFPETRGR